The Penicillium oxalicum strain HP7-1 chromosome V, whole genome shotgun sequence genomic interval GCAATGCCGTAGGTCCAGAGAGCCAGATCGTAGGCGATGGGCGAGTCGATGTTATAGGCGGCGGTCATGCGAATCACGGCCGAGAGGAAGGTCCAGGTGCCAAATGTACGACCGGAGAGAGAGTCGAGCGCAATGGTACCATTGGTGTATAGCTTGGAGGTGTAATCGGTGGAGCAGTAGGCCTGCAGACTATTGATGGCGGAGACCATGGAGACCTGTGGAATGGAAATAGATGGGATTAGCCAGAACTTTCAAGGTAGTAGTAATCCAGGTGGGATGCTGGGCAATCCACGAGATCTTACAAAGACGAGCCATTTGGGGAGCAGGCCCTCAAATGGGGGAAGATAAGACAGCAATtgctccattttttttcttggaaaaaaaagaagaagaagaagaagaaggagaaaagaaaggtttATGTTTGGAGACCAACGATCGtgatcgaggagaagagttTCGAAGGTCGAAATTCTGGCAGGCGGACGGAGTTCAGGAGGCTCGTGAGAGAGCTGATCATGTTTGGGCCTCTTGGCGTCCAGATCCATCCCGAGGTCCCCAACAAGCGTGCACCtgtcacctttttttttcttttctccgaaCAGAGTGATTATTTATCTCTTTCATTCCTCCCCgcccctccatctctccacGCGACCTCACTTCCTGCCCTCTATCGGAGAAGTGCATCATGGATTTGACCAAATACACACAATGTCTTTCTCAGTGGCCCGACCATCTTGCGCCGGGCCTGCCTAGCATCGGTGcgctgctgttgctgggcATTGGTGGCCTCGTTGTCGCATCGAAGGTCTGGTCGTTCGTGCGAGTGCTGCTCAGCCTGTTTGTGCTTCCTGGAAAGCCGGTAAGTCATCTTGATCAATGGAACGCTGTCAGTGTCACTTGAGGAATCAAAGCTTATTTCTACCTAACCCGTACAGCTTCGCTCCTTCGGTCCCCCGGGAAGCTGGGCGGTCGTGACTGGCGCCTCCGACGGTCTCGGAAAGGAATTCGCGCTGCAGTTGGCTCGCGCCAAGTTCAACGTGGTGCTGGTATCGCGCACCGAATCGAAGTTGGTCACGCTGGCCGAGGAAATCTCCACCAAGTTCCCCAATGTCGAAACCAAGATTCTGGCGATGGACTTCTCTCGCAACGCCGACGAGGACTTCCAGGCCCTGGGCGCTCTCGTCTCCGATCTCGACGTGTCCATCCTGATCAACAATGTCGGCCAAAGTCACTCGATCCCCGTTCCCTTTGTGCAGACCTCGGCCAAGGAGATGACAGACATCATTACCATCAACTGCCACGGTACCCTGCGCGTCACTCAGCTCGTCGCCTCGGGCATGATGCAACGCCGTCGCGGTCTGATCCTTACCATGGGTTCCTTTGGCGGACTTCTTCCCACCCCTCTGCTGGCCACTTACTCTGGTAGCAAGGCCTTCCTTCAGCAATGGTCGACCGCTCTCGGCTACGAGCTTGCTCCGTACAACATCGAGGTGGAGCTGGTCCAGGCTTACTTGATCACCTCTGCCATGTCCAAGATCCGCCGGGCGTCGGCGACCATCCCCACCCCGCGAGCCTTTGTCCGGGCGGTGCTGTCCAAGATCGGTCGCAGCGGTGGCACCTCTTCATACGCATACAGCTCCTCTCCCTACTGGAGCCACGGCATCATGGCTTGGTTCCTCACCTCGGTCACTTCTCCCTTCAACAAGTTCGTTGTTTCTCAGAATGGCGCCATGCACGTCGCCATCCGCAAGCGTGCTTTGCGCAAGGCTGAGCGAGAGGCTCAGAAGAAGAGCACTTGAATTGCTCGGACGGATGTGAGCAGGTCACAATTGTGTGAGGAGGCTATGCGTGGGAGTTGGTATGGCCCATGATTGATCAAGCAGCAAAAGGCAAAAGGGGATAAAAATATGAGCACACCCTACACAGTCTACGAGCTCAATGACTGGGACGAGAAAAGTGCAAAAGTACCTGAATATCCAATTCCAGACTGACCCATTCATTGGGGGCCCAAAGCCTTTCCATCACTGCCCATGAATAATATTGCATCACCGTTGCTTGCCTTCGGAGTATTTGGCTTCGTATTTTGCCCTGGCTCTGCACATCGAAGCGGCAGGCGCTCCACTT includes:
- a CDS encoding Ergosterol biosynthetic protein 28: MEQLLSYLPPFEGLLPKWLVFVSMVSAINSLQAYCSTDYTSKLYTNGTIALDSLSGRTFGTWTFLSAVIRMTAAYNIDSPIAYDLALWTYGIALTHFTLELIVGNASLRGRFLNPLIVASGSLAWMFSQRQAYLNL
- a CDS encoding Very-long-chain 3-oxoacyl-CoA reductase, whose amino-acid sequence is MDLTKYTQCLSQWPDHLAPGLPSIGALLLLGIGGLVVASKVWSFVRVLLSLFVLPGKPLRSFGPPGSWAVVTGASDGLGKEFALQLARAKFNVVLVSRTESKLVTLAEEISTKFPNVETKILAMDFSRNADEDFQALGALVSDLDVSILINNVGQSHSIPVPFVQTSAKEMTDIITINCHGTLRVTQLVASGMMQRRRGLILTMGSFGGLLPTPLLATYSGSKAFLQQWSTALGYELAPYNIEVELVQAYLITSAMSKIRRASATIPTPRAFVRAVLSKIGRSGGTSSYAYSSSPYWSHGIMAWFLTSVTSPFNKFVVSQNGAMHVAIRKRALRKAEREAQKKST